Below is a window of Chiroxiphia lanceolata isolate bChiLan1 chromosome 9, bChiLan1.pri, whole genome shotgun sequence DNA.
gaTTGTCAGGCCTTTCAGTTACCATGGCAGTACGTTTCCATGGAAGCCAAATTTGAAGCCTGTTGCTGCCACTGGGGTGGcccaaagaaaattattagttttgaaaattaacaaaGCTACTCACTACCTTGAAAGCGAGCCCACCCACAGCCctcaagaaaacaaaggcaTCTTTGCATCCCTGTAAAGGATTCAATAAACAcgcagggaaggaagagagagcagaaaaaaataccacacaATGAAAAATAGGAGCTTCCTTTTATGCAACCAACAATGCAGAAACCACGCTGGTAAGCACAAGGCTGAATGCACTTGGTGAAATGTTGCACATAAAGGTCAGCAAATTCCTACAGAGCATCCTGTGTCACTGGCTCCTGAGTGGACAGAATGGGGGATGCTTTGAGACTAGTGCTGCTTGGTTGCcatttgtttgaaattatttccccCTTAACCATGCTGATGGCTCTCCCTTGATTTGCTCATCCACCTTCCAGGAAAACCTTCAGGAGGGGAAGCAGAATTTTCCTGTGGATTGCCTTAATCAACATTAAAGATCAGCTTAGCTCCTTTGATGCTCCCTTTCCCAGTCAGAATATCTTTTTGAATTCTTGAGTTACCTCTTGCCTCACTGACCCCAGTTCCTCACCAAAAAGTCATTTTCTACAGCCCCTGTCATTTTTCAGAAGCCAGGGAGCCCACCTAAGCTGCCTGGTGTACTTTATCACCTGTGTCTGAAAAAACATGGCACACCCCAACCCTAACCCTTCCCAAAGGGGAGGCATTGGAATTTGGTGTTGAAATAATCATGTTCCACAGGCTGCCAAACAAGGGATATGCAGGCAACACAGGCAAAGCCAACACTACCTCAAAAGGACAGATCACAGAGTCTCTGATTTATGACTTTCTGCCTAGAAGCAACTGCCTCTTCCTCACTAACATGCAAAGAGCATCATGAAGGCCTTCCAAATTAGGTCTTCTGGGAATAACACACCTGAGGAAAGCTGAACTCTCATTGAAAGTTAGAGATCAGAGAGAAATAGGCACCTCTTAGACCACCAGCTCAATCTGACTTCTCATTTTTTAGTCAAAGAAAGATCTAAGGCCTGCCTCACCGAAACATCACTCTTGTACCACTGCTATAAGGTCTGTGGTGCTCTCTGCTACCTCTCTTGcccaggaggaaggaaaaacagatcCTTTTAAAGCATACTTCAAACAAAAGCATTTGATGTGAATGTAGCAgatttcctttgaaagaaagatGAGTACAAATAAAAGACCTGCCACCTGGTTTGGGATTCCTGCTCTGTTCAGGTTTCACTCAAGCCATGAGCTGCACGGGGCACTGGGGAGTGCTGCATCCCACCTTTCCAGCTAAACAACCTTCCCCACCCAAACCCCATCATAAACTCTCAGTCACAGAcctccaaagaaacaaaaaaattgctctgCAAGAGGAAGTCTAAACTAGACTACACATGAGAGCAGAACAACTGGCTTAAGGCAATGCCTCCTCCCTGTGTGGGAATGTTTTTCTCAGTTCCCAGCGTTGTGCAGCTCTGGCAAAACCACTGCTACCCACTGCTTGCCTCCATCTGTGCCAGAGGTTATTgccctgcagaaggaaaagcacgTCCAGATTTTAGATCTTTAGCCAAGTCTGACATCGTAGCTTCAAGTCCCGAACAGATGAGTTTGCAAGGATGTACCAGTGGGGAGCAAGGATGCTCTAATACAGGTAGTGTGtggaggcagctgctggcagctgagagcagcacaAGGGGCAGATGTGGCCCTGAGCCCTCAACTGAAAGGCTTGTCAGAACCATCAGGCAAAGTTTAACTATTTAGTGCAAGTCCTGCTGGGTATCTCCAGCTTCACACCATTTCTCAAAATCCTTTGCACTGCACCCATCCAACAGCAGAAGTGTTCTCatgcaggaggaggctgcaagCCCAGAGCACTTGCTCACCTAGACTGCACCTCCCTCTGCTGAAGGTGATGGCATGAACATCCCTGAACtggagttttcttttctttttcactctctCCTCCCATGGTCAGTTTTGAAAGGGGAAGGCAAATCTGGCTAGCAAGCCAGCTTCCTCCTCACTGGGGAGGACACATATATTGGATTCACTTTCCATGTTGGactgtggggagagggaaaggaaaggactGACTATCTGGACCAACAGCTCACCCAAGAATACAGGAACACCAGCAGCTTCAGTCTTTGCTCCTTAACTTGTTCCCTGGGGCTACTTCTACCACCAATGagaggcagcaggcacagagcagagtcTGCAAAGGAGCACTTACCAATGCTTGAATAAACCCACGAGACACTGACATCCCTGGGCAAGCAGTccctttttcccatttccatGCTAAAGGTGCTGCTGAGACTTCTGCAGTCTCAAAGGCTCCAGGCCTCCATCCAACAGTACTTTGCATCGTACCACTGCTCCTGGCCAAGTTTCAGGATTTTTGCTCCATGCAGAAATCAAAGGGAAGAACATGAAATGTAACAGTGCAGATAAGTTCCTGAACTCAGTTAGTTCATCTCTTTTGAAGGTAAAAGGATCACAGGTTCCCTTTCAACCCCCTCCATGTAGTCACAGCTTCATTTTACCATTGGAGACCAGAGACTGACAAACCAATAGAAGAGGGAGGTATGATTAGTCTTCAGAGACTTAAATTGTCTTAAATCCAACgtcacacagagaaataattctctctttttctgtggaaccaaaaattaagaggaaaaaacccacacaaaactGCCAAATGTGTTAAACACATAACTTagagcattttaataaaaaaagcaaaatacatttcataatttttcGACTGGCACAACGtataaaaacttttaaataacAACGTTAATATTAGTCACAAAATACAGCCTGTTGTATAAAAATAGCCATATGCACACTGATAAAAGATAATGTAAAACCACTCTGAATAGGCCATGCAAAGACATTCAGCTTTGACCTTTCAATTTCCAAGTGCTTGTTGCATCTGCTACTTTATTCCTTCTCATTCTGCTTGTGGGGGGGGTTTGTGCCGGCACCTGGGAGCCTCCTCCTCACCTCTCTGCACACAAAGCCCTGGCAAAGGGTTTCAGAAAGGGCTGGCAAGTTAAGGTGCATCATGTCGGGCATCTTAGTGGCCCAATTTTCACAGCTTATGTTTTAGAAAGTGCTCAACATCCACGTCCTTCTCCATGGACGCCTCCCCTTGGTCACTCAATATCTTCAGCTTTTCAGCCAGAACCCTTCCAAATTGTTCCTGACTTCCAGTGCACCACAGTCCTAAAACTGGGAGCACAAATCCAGACACCCAGCCTGAGAGCACTGCAGGAGGCAGAACGCAACGGCTGCAGCAACGTTTTTGTACAGATGTACCACTGCATTTGGCATTTCTAAATTATTCACACACCAAAATTCACTGAGTTCTGTCCATTCACGTTAGGAAGCCCAGGCAGGACACATAAAAGGTCACTGAGAAATACAAGtttacagaaaggaaagtaTAACTTAGGATAGCCTTAATATAATAAAACCCcaaatgaatattaaaaaacccacctaaTAGTAAATGTAAACTGTTACATAAACAGTCTGTTATACCGTGGTTATCAGAATTAAGAATGTAACTGTTTGACGGGGACATAACGAACATCAAAccccagaaaatgaaaaaagagattATATGGAGCACATTTTAGTTAAGAGCAAAGAGATGTCAGATAAAAACCCCACCCCTCCCAGTTTTCACTCCACATGCTGACAGACAATCTATCAACAACATAAAAAACTACCCGGCCTTCTTCATCTCTAGAAGCCTGAGCAATCCTTGCATCTTTACAGTATCATCCTCATTCAATTTAAGCCCAGTGAAGGTAATGCAGACAGAGATCCACCCGGTCACCACCTTCGTTTCCTGAGTctacagaaagagagaggggcACTGTTGGTTGAAAACAGtccctgctgctgacaggaacagcagcacctTCAGGATGTGCCATCAAGGAGAGCAGCCATTGGCAGGGAGAGGGTTGATGCTCTGCTGGgcaaagcattttatttcctgatgttttcaagtttgcattttaaagtgtGCTCttctaagaagaaaatgaggaaaacttAGTGATTTATCACCTCAGATAATACAGCAGCAAACCCATCTTCTGCAGTTTAAAAAGATCAGTTAAATTATCTTAATGCACTAAATCTGACAGGCAAAAAACATTCCCATAAAAAGCTGTCCCCTTAAAGTTACAAGTCACATCACAAGAGCGAGCTTCTAATCAAAGTGTCGGGAGCGGAGAAGCTTTTACCGGTGCTGAAAATCCAAATAAGAACACAGACTGATCTTGCcatctgcagcaggagaggagttTAGAAGGCTTTATGAGGAACTGGCTGGAAGTCACTGGTTTTGGTGGCGTGTGCCATCGCCCTGCGCTTGGCGAGGCGGGActtggagggaggggagagtTTCATGGAGCACACGGCGTGGGCAACGCCGTCCTGCTCCGCGCTGAGCTCGCTCTCGTGCTGAGACAGCTGGCGGTTCAGGGCTATGGCCTCTGCAGCAAAGAGGGTCAGGtcttttgtgctgctgttcctgccaagggaaaaggaggaagcagTTACAACACAGAGCCAAGTCACTTCACCTGGTTACTCTCACACCAGAACAGCCGTTTCCCGGCAGGTTTGTTTCTCCTATGGAAACGTGGAACACAGCAGGCAAAATGACCACTTAATATTTGCATCTATCCTCACTGAGAGGAACAGCAACACGAAACAAACGCTCTGGGGTTTTGGCAACAGCCACAGTTCTAGTCCTCCTTCTGCCAAGGACTTCCAATGTAAACCCAGGAAGCCATCTGAGATGTTGTGGTTAATTTCTACGTGTTATCCAAGGATGGACTTATGGGGCAATACTGCTGTCgttcttcagaggactgcaggacCACTACAACTACACCTGTGGCTTGAGGAAATACATTTCTGATGGGAAGAACCACCTAGAATCACAAATGGCAGACATTGAAATAGAGATGTGTGACTGAGGCTCCCTGGCAAACAGAATCTGCCATCAAATCACTTCAAATGAGGCTTGTCCTGCTCACAGTTACATGGATACTGTGATTACCACCAAGCACAACGAAAGTCGGATCTGGGTCTGTTTATGATGGTTATTCACCCATCAGAAAGTCTCTTTGGATAACACACGCCTTtatgcctttttctccccctcctggGCAGCAAATTGCCAAAACCATCATTATTTCCTGTCTAAGATTCACACTGCACTGCAGGAATCCCCTCTAATGCTTTCCCCACAAACAAGCAAGATTAGATCATAAAGAAAATTCCGAGCTTCAATATTTCTGATGTTCTGAACAAAATCACTGCTGCACATTTGGGAAGTTCCATTCTCAGTCAGGGATGTTAACCCCTGATTTGTCAACTCCTAGCCCTCATCCATTCTTTCAGTAATTATTCCTGACCAAGTTTACAGAAAATGAATCTCACCTTTGAAGAACTTGAGGGGTAGGTAATCCCCTTTCAGGAGCCTGCTAGAAGAAGCAGTTAAGAAAAGTTACTTACATATTAGAAAGCTTTCTCAGGAGAGTGACAAATCAGGTAACTCCCCCAAATCTTTAAAACTAACAGATATTGCACACAAATTAATTCACTGTGGGCTTACAAATCcctgtttgtttaaaaaatatatttcataatcTGTCTCTCCTCACAAGATGATTTCACCGCTTGCAGGTATAAGACTACAGCTTTGAAGCCCTCCAGAGGGTCTAGTCCTTCTTTCCTGAACaggaaactgaaggaaaagaggacactgctgttcttttaaaactgtatcTACCAgcattctgcatttctgtattAAAGAGTAACACAATAATCTGTGTACTGCAGAGCTTGGTATTCACAAGAAATCCATTTAAAATGCACAAAGCAATAattaagaaaacccaaaccaaacacttAAAGGTTGACAGATTCAACCGAATATTTACCACACGGAGAGAATAAAGCCGCTGTGTATCATTTAATTAATCAAGATACAAGCACTAAAACACACAATGGATCTATTAGAAGTTCAGAGACAGAGAACAGCTTGTTTGTCACTTTGCAAGAAGAATAACACTTAATATAAGATAAAGGGGAATACGTACTCCTTGAACCCATGAATGTTGCAAAACTTGAGCAGCACTAAGTCGTTCTTTGGCGTCACAAACCAGCAGCTTTGAGATGAGATCTTTGGCCTCAGAGGATATATGCGACCAGTCCTTGTCAGGAAATTCATACTTGCCTTCCTGGATGCTCTCAAAAAGCTTGTTCTAGTGatagaaaaatttttttaattgaaatacaaTGTAACCAGAAGACTCCTCAGATGGAGGGTGCAAACTGAAACCATCCAGTCTCCTTATGGAGGCAATGGAGAGCGACAGGCAGCTCCACAATGATTCAGTGCATCCTAAGATGGACACAACACAATGTCTGCTGAAAACACCTCACCCCTCCTGATCCCCCTCATAAGAGGGCAACTGAAGTACTCAGGTTTTAGAAAGAATGAGTTCAGGCCCTGCACACTGACTCTCCTGGGGCTCAACCTTCATCTTAGGAATTCCCGTGACTACCATAAATCAAATCAAGGATTATAGAACACAGGAGGATTGCAGGGTGGGGGAGAGGATGAGGAGAAGCTCTGAGATCTCACaacaggaggaaagagaggCAGTTGCCCGACTTTACTTTGGAAAATGACATTCCTCAGCTTCTGTATTACCACCCTCACTTCTCAGTGACAGATCATGCCCCACATAACTGCCTGGGTCACAGACACAGCTCTCCACTTGCTGCCATTATAGCAAGTCTTACACCCTAAGCTCACAGGCAAACTCTGCTCTCCCCACATGCCCAGGACATGCACATTTCACCTGGCAAACTCTGCAGACTTCTCCTCTGTCCCAGCCACAGTCTGTGCCGCAGTTGCCCACAAAAGGGGGGTAACCACTGAGCATGATGTACAGGATCACTCCCAGGCTCCACAGATCACACCGCTTATCATAGAACGTGGCCTCCTCCATGAACACTTCCACCACTTCAGGTGCCATGTACTCTGCAGACCCACACTAGGAAACCGAATTCAAGCAACTTCTCAAAGGCAGGGTCACATCAAAACAAGACTCAGGTTTATCATTCTCTCTTTATTCCAACTGGACTGTTCTAAAAGCAGAATCAGGCATCAGAGACTACTGAAGTTTACTGCTGCCTTTCACTTCTGGTCTGATTTTGTTAAGCCAAGTCCCAGCTGATGCATTCCTGCTAAGGAGTTGCCAAGAGCTTTGAAACATTTTGTGAGCATGGGAAAAAATTAACCCATTTCAGGGGTAAAGGAGTACAGAGACCTAACAGAAGGCAAAGGAGTTCCTACTGTTCTTTAGCAGCATCATTGGCTGTTCCATATGACTAGGATCCCCAAATACAAggtcaaaatattaatttacatCTTTCAGGTTTTCAGATCTTCTCCATTAATTATCAGAATTTTCAGAAAGTAAACAACTGTATCACGGGTAGTGATTTCTGTAAGACTCCTGAACACtgtcagatttttctttcccagtaaTGGCAAAAGCACAGGACTGTAGTTTTTCAAACTAAAGTGTATTATAAAGGCACACACTGATTATAGAGCTTGCATTCCCCTTAGCTCAGGGGTCTTAGATACAGAACCCAAATATGGGGAAATGAACACAAAACTAGGGTTCAAACTCTGTCCATAAGCACACAAAAAGTGTGCATGGAAAGCTTCCTCATTTGATTGTGTAAGGGATGAGTAGGACAAACATGTCCCTTGTTGACCAACAGGAGAACTAATAAGGTGAGCTCCTGTGCTATGACTGGGAGAGCAAGACAGTATTTATCACACATACACACTCACATGAAATGAACTATCTACCACTGGGTGTAGTGGCAGTAAGCCCTTTGGAAGCTCTCCTCTGGAGGTAAGAAAAATTGGTTTATTgtagaacaaaaccaaaaaagcacaaagccaCAGCAGGTCTCTCACCGGCGTTGTCAATTCGGGAGTAGTTATTGGAGTACATGCACTGTTCAGCTTCACCCCACTACCAAGATCAAAGTCACATATTTTTACTGGTGATATctaaaaacaaaagacaaaacaataaGAGGTCAGGAAGACTGGGATTAATGCAATATATATGAATATCCCATGTAGAAAGTGGAAGATCCTAGGACAGAACACAAGTACCTAATGAAACCCACTCATTCCATTCACCTCCTCTGCCCACACTGCCAGCATCTGATCCTgctgcataatttttttatttgattagGCAAGTGTCAGTACACACCAGGGCACTTTGGGAACTGGTCACATAATGTGACCAGCTGCCCTGTAAATGTTGCTTGTCCATGTGGGCAGTGGCTCAGAACAGATGAGGTGATAGGCTGTAATTGCCATGACCCCTCTAAGGCCAGTTGGCTTTTTATCTCTCAGCCAGATGTTGACATTTTCACAGCTCAAAGAAGAATTTAGTCTCTTTTAAGCTTCAGTTCTGTTACATTTAGTTGACGTTCAATAATGAGTTTGAAAGTtttcaagaagagaaaagacaCAAGGACTTTTTTTGGaaaccaagttaaaaaaatagagcAGAAGGTGAAGAGACCAGAGCAGCACCTTTTCTGGAGATTCACACAGGATGTTTTCAGGCTTCAGGTCCCTGTGAGCAATACCTAAACAGAGAGTACAAATATATATCAGAAAGGATACTCTGCTGCTTTATTTCTCACAACTTCTCTTTATTAGAAGGTGGCCTGGGAAGTATTCTAGGTCTGAGCATGCTACACACACCTGCCCtcttaaatataataatttaattgtaTCTGTTAAAAGTCACTGTTGTATCCTGCTATACCTTTATCATCCTTAGCTGCACATGAGAGTCTGTCAAGGAAATAAGAACCTGCTAATACTGGAACTCCTTGGCTTAACCCAAATTAATTATGT
It encodes the following:
- the MKNK1 gene encoding MAP kinase-interacting serine/threonine-protein kinase 1 isoform X2 translates to MVSSQPVPIADSGKRRKKKRTRATDHVPGKFEDLYKLTAELLGEGAYAKVQGAVSLQTGKEYAVKIIEKNAGHSRSRVFREIETLYQCQGNKNILELIEFFEDDTRYYLVFEKLRGGSILAHIQKRKHFNEREASKVVRDIASALDFLHTKGIAHRDLKPENILCESPEKISPVKICDFDLGSGVKLNSACTPITTPELTTPCGSAEYMAPEVVEVFMEEATFYDKRCDLWSLGVILYIMLSGYPPFVGNCGTDCGWDRGEVCRVCQNKLFESIQEGKYEFPDKDWSHISSEAKDLISKLLVCDAKERLSAAQVLQHSWVQGAPERGLPTPQVLQRNSSTKDLTLFAAEAIALNRQLSQHESELSAEQDGVAHAVCSMKLSPPSKSRLAKRRAMAHATKTSDFQPVPHKAF
- the MKNK1 gene encoding MAP kinase-interacting serine/threonine-protein kinase 1 isoform X1, giving the protein MVSSQPVPIADSGKRRKKKRTRATDHVPGKFEDLYKLTAELLGEGAYAKVQGAVSLQTGKEYAVKIIEKNAGHSRSRVFREIETLYQCQGNKNILELIEFFEDDTRYYLVFEKLRGGSILAHIQKRKHFNEREASKVVRDIASALDFLHTKGIAHRDLKPENILCESPEKISPVKICDFDLGSGVKLNSACTPITTPELTTPCGSAEYMAPEVVEVFMEEATFYDKRCDLWSLGVILYIMLSGYPPFVGNCGTDCGWDRGEVCRVCQNKLFESIQEGKYEFPDKDWSHISSEAKDLISKLLVCDAKERLSAAQVLQHSWVQGQAPERGLPTPQVLQRNSSTKDLTLFAAEAIALNRQLSQHESELSAEQDGVAHAVCSMKLSPPSKSRLAKRRAMAHATKTSDFQPVPHKAF